The Candidatus Neomarinimicrobiota bacterium genomic sequence GGCTCTTATTTCTATTTTACCCAATATTATTCCCATGATGATTATGGCGGCAGTTCTAGGCTTTTTTCAAATTCCTTTACGGCCCAGTACAGCTATGACATTCGCTATAGCATTTGGAATTGCGGTGGATGATACACTGCATTATTTGACGAGATACAGAATGGAATTATCGGAAGCAGACTGCCATTATCGTCAAGCTAATGATGCAACATTAATGAGTACGGGCATTGCAATGATGTCCACCACGGCCATTTTGGTCTCTGGATTTTTAGTTCTTCTCGTTTCGGAATTCACACCCACAATCCAGTTTGGTGCACTTTCGGCCATAACCATTCTATCGGCCCTAGTGGGAGATCTTACGTTTCTCCCTGCATTACTCAGCCAGGTGAAGCCGCGGATAAAGGGCATAAAAGACTGACCACTTTTTCCCTATCCCATTATCTAATTAGGCAAGTAATTTCTTATTCTATCAAACGGAGAATTTCATGCGACGGATACTTATTTCCAGGATATTCATATCCATATTTTTCATTTCAATTATATCAGCCCAAGAATCTGACTATTTTCAGCAGGTCGTGGATTATGACATTGAGGTAACCCTCAATGATAAAGATCATACTTTATCCGCTTATGAAAAGTTGAATTATTTAAATAATTCTCCTGACACTTTATCTTTTATCTGGTTTCACATTTGGCCCAATGCTTATAAAAATGATTCAACTGCCTTTGCGAAACAGAAAGGAAGCGAGTCAAAATTTGCCCGAGCAGATTCTGCCAAAAGGGGATTTATAGACAGTCTGGACTTTTCCGTTGATGGAAAAAAAGTCAATTGGGAATCCCATCCCGAATGGATTGATGTGGTGAAAATAAAACTGAATACACCCTTAAATCCTGGTGAATCCGTCCAAATTGAAACACCTTTTTTTGTAAAAATTCCGAATCAATTTTCTCGATTGGGTCATACTGGCCAGCATTATGAAATAACACAATGGTATCCGAAACCGGCAGTGTATGACCACAAGGGATGGCACCCAATGCCCTATTTAAATATGGGAGAATTTTATAGTGAGTTTGGTTCCTTTGATGTAAAAATCACATTGCCAAAAGATTATCGAATCATGGCCACAGGGGATATGATTAATGGTGAAGCAGAATATAAATGGTTGGATTCATTAACAACTGTTACCGATTCGATACATAGTTTACCAGAGGAAGATTTTGAGAAATGGACTACATCTAAAATTGAAGGGGAGATGAAAGAAGAGAAGTCCGATACGTTAAATGTTGGAATGAAGACACTCCATTTTCACCAAGAGAAAGTTCATGATTTTGCATGGTTTGCCGATAAGAAGTGGCTCGTCCAAAAAGGAGAATTGTCATTAACTGATTCAACGCATGCAGTAACTCTTTGGTCTTTTTATCTTCCAAAAAATGCTGAACAGTGGCGGAACTCAATCGAGTATCTCCATGACTCGGGCTATTGGTACAGTCGCTATTATGGTGACTATCCTTATAATCACATCACCGCTGTGGATGGCGATATGTCTGCTGGCGGTGGAATGGAATATCCAAATATTACTGTTATCGCATCCATGCCCAGCAAACACATGTTAGAAATGGTCATCATGCACGAAGTGGGACACAATTGGTTTTATGGCATCCTCGGGAGTAATGAACGGTATCACACTTGGATGGATGAAGGATTTAATGAATATACTTGTATCCGATATTGGCAGGATAAATATGCCGATCAGAATGAACGCTTTGTCATTAGTGAATTGGTCCAAGATAAATTGGGAATTGCGAAGAATTTAAAATTTAGTTTTTTCGAATATTTCTCTTATGCCATGTCAGCAAAAAGTCCTGATGCACAACCACTGAACCTCAAAGCAGATGAATATAAAGGAGGCAATTATGGATTGAATTATAACAAGACCTCCGTTTTTACCCGTTTTCTTCAGCATTATTTGGGTGAGGAAAAAATGGATGAAATTATGCAGAACTATTATGAAACTTGGAAATTCAGACATCCCTATCCTGAAGATGTTCGTGTTATTTTTGAAAAGCATACGGATAAAGATTTAAGTTGGTATTTTGATGGTGTTTTCAATACAACCGATTACCTTGACTTTTCAATCCAGAAAAAGAGAAATCGCTTTATAATCTCTAATAATGGTAATTTGAAAACACCAGTAGAAGTTGTCTTTTTCGGCAATAATCACAAAGTATTGGAACGGCGCTGGATAGAGGGATTTGAGTGGCGTACAACCTTCGATGGCCCAAATGGAACATGGTATGCCATCATTGATCCAGATGAACATATGCCCGATGTGAATCGCACCAATAATTCTACTCGGAAGGAAGTTCATTTTAACTGGATATGGGATCAGCCAACTTTTTATGATCATGATATAAATTATGCGCCATGGTTGTTCAGTTATAATTATTTTAATGGATGGACGCCGGGATTGATACTTTATAAAGGATTCATTTTTGGATATGATAAAATCTCCACCATTCGACCCATGTTGGATATGAAAAATGGTAAGTTGGTGGGAAAGTTTTCTATTAATAAAAAATATGACCCTAACGAAATATTTAAGAAATCAGGATTGAAATTAAAAGCTTCCCAGTTTGAAGGTCGTACAGGGGTTGAAATAGATTTTAATGGGTCTTTTGGAAAGAACGAATCGAAAAGTAAAATTTCGGCCGTTATTAATTTTGCACAATTGGACAGCAATGCATTTGATTCGGACATTTATACGTTTGGAAATCATGGCACAGCATCAATCAAATATAGTTTATCCAGGAAATTGGATGGTATCCTGAAACAGTCCAACTTCGACATTGGTGTTCAAGCAGGAGAAGGGTTCTCTTCTGCCTGGACAGAAGTCAACTTGAAATTAAAATTCTCAAAAAAGCATGGTACGGATATCCGATTTTGGGCCGGATCATTCTTGAATGATAAAAATGTACCCAACCAATATCGTACCTATTTGAGTGGTGGTGTAGACCCGAATTTTACATCGGTGGTTTTTGATCGAACCGGTCAGTCGGGTATAACTGTTTTAAATAGACAATATATCCAACATGGTCCTGCTTTAAGAGGATTGGTCAAGGATAATTCAGTCCATGTTAATAGAAACAATCATATTTATGGTTTAACGCATTCTTCAACCGGATTTTCGTGGGGTGTGAATATTTCTCCAAATATCCCTCTTTTTATTGACATTGCAGGGGGCGATGATTACATGGACACATTTACAGCAGTTGGACTCAAATTTGGTCCAATCATATTACCACTATACCAAAGTTGGGAATCAGATCAAAAAACCGCCAAAGATTGGAATTGGGTAAAAGATCGTATGCGCATAACCTTTAGTTTAGAAGGATTAAATATTCCATTCCCATTCTAAAAATTTCAAATCGAGTTCTTTACCTGTGGTAAAAAAGGATTAAATTCTCCTTGATTTTCGCGTCATATTATTAAGATTTGAGGAAAAAATAATTATGTCTAAATGGACTAAAAATCGATTTGTAGAAGATTTACGGAATAATTGCTCACGGGAGATTGCAAAAATTTGTGAACGAATTATTGAATTTTCTGAAACACATGCCAGTGAAATGTCTTGGGGGCGCGGTGACGGTCATGGCACTTTTACATTTCGTTGTGACTCAGATTTTGGTATGCTTCCCATCTTTCATATGACATCCGATGGTCACATCAATTTGCAGGTAAATTTTCTTCGTGAAAAGGAATTGCCCAAGCAGGTTTTGCGTGACATGATTGTCAAAATGGAATCTAACTTTTTACGTGATTATGATGCAGAGTCTTATCCAGTTGATACCTATGAAGAGATGGAATACATGTTTCACACTTACTCACAAGTAGATAAGTTTTTAAGTACAGTTGAAGGCGTTGTTTATCGCTTAAAGCAGTAGCTTGAACGCAACGCTTTATTATTTCAGCGCCCTGTTGGCATTTGTCAGCGGGGCGTTTTCTTTATATTTCTATTGGGTGTACCGTGGATGGATTTCTAATCAACAATGGTGGGTTCCTCGTTTTTGTGAATTGGATTCAGGGAAATGTACATCCATTGTAGATTCTAAATATGGTCGAATAATTGGTGCCTCGAATGCGTTGGTGGGTGCGATTTTTATGATGGGATATACTTTTGCACTATTAGGTGTCCCATTAGATTTGGTAGATAAAAGTATACCATTATATATGGGGTTCTTTTTCATCATTATTGGATTGTATTTAATTTATGGTTTATTCCGATTGAAAGTCGCCTGCCCGATTTGTCTCACGGTTCATGTTTTGAATGTGCTTATTATTTTCCTTCAAATCGTTTAATAATACATTCTTTATAATCAATCCATTCCAGAGTCGGACAAGCAGAATGCTTGTGGAATAAATCAATTGAATCCTAAAACCGCTTGATATGAGTAAATTCTTTTATGGGTGCATCACTTTTTCTTCTTTTTTTGCTAATCGCTATTTTCATAGGTGTTGCTGCTTTGATCGCCAGATCCAACCGATCGGAAGATGCATACAATGATCTTGAAACAGATGAATGGGATTGCCCCGAATGTGGCTTCCACGTTCAGGTTGGGGATACCTGTATTTACTGCAGCGCAAGGAAATCATCATGAATGATCCTGCTTTTACCATTGCTTTAGCCTTAGCCCTCGGGATGATTGCTCAATCGGCCGCCCGCCATATTAAAATTCCGGGTATTGTATTGTTGCTTGCCGGCGGTGTTCTAGCCGGTCCCGATGGTCTAAATATGATTCGTCCAGAAACACTCGGTGAAGCGTTACCGATTATTGTGGGATTTGCTGTAGCTATCATTTTGTTTGAAGGTGGCATGAATCTCCGTTTTGATCGTTTGAAACGTGAAGGGAAAACTATAAAGTCACTCATATCTGTGGGTGCAATTATTACAGCAATTGGCGGCACTCTATCGGCAAAATTATTTTTAGGATGGGATTGGAGTACCTCTGTTTTATTTGGATTGCTGGTGATAGTTACAGGGCCTACCGTAATTAATCCTCTGTTGCGACGGATAAAATTGCGTCAATCTGTGGCAACATTGTTAGAAGCGGAAGGCATCCTTTTAGATGCTATCGGCGCCATCATTGCAGTGGTTGCTTTAGAAGTAGTCTTAAGTCCATCTGGATTCACATTCTTAGCAAGTCCCTTCATTATCTTAGGGCGTCTATTTGTTGGTGGACTTATTGGAATAATTGGTGGTTTCATTATTGCCTGGCTTTTGGGGATTCGAAATCTTGTGCCTGAAGGGTTAGAAAATGTATTTACACTTTCACTAGTTTTTGCCCTATTTCAAATTTCAAATGTATTGAGCCATGAAAGTGGTATTGTTGCTGTAACCATTGCAGGAATGGTAGTGGGCAATCGTAAAACACTTGTCACCCGAGAATTGATGGAATTCAAAGAACAGATGACCGTCATGCTGATTGGGATGTTATTTGTATTACTCGCAGCGGATGTTCGGATGTTCGATGTGTACTCATTGGGCATGGGTGGACTATATACTGTATTGGCATTGGTCTTTATTGTAAGGCCATTAAATATCATTTTTGGAACAATTAATTCTGATTTAACAATCAAACAAAAAGCACTTTTGGCATGGATTGCTCCCAGAGGAATTGTGGCAGCTGCCGTGGCATCTTATTTTGCAATTGAACTTGAAAAGAATGGAGTGGATGGTTCCCAATTAAGGGCGATGATATTTTTACTAATTGCAGTAACTGTACTTTCTGCTGGATTGACCGGTGGCTTGGCTGCTCAATTATTAGGATTAAAAAGAAAAAGTGAAAATGGATGGATTATTTTGGGGGCCAATGCGGTTGCTCGTGCATTGGCCAGGTTGCTTCAATCGGAAAATGAAGAAATTGTATTAATTGATGAAAACCCCAGCCTGTGTCGTTTGGCCGAAAAAGAAAATTTAAGAGTCATTTATGGTAATGGGATGGAAGAAAGTGTACTCTTAAGAGCCGCTGTTGATCTTCGGAAAGGAGCTATTGGTTTATCTGAGAATGAAGAAGTTAATATGCTGTTTGCCAATCGAGCCAAAGAAGTGGGAAAAGTCTCTAGGATTTATGTGGGTCTAAAAAGGGATGATGAAGGAATTACATCAGAAATGGTTAATGAAATTGGGGGAAGAATACCATTTGCCCGTGCAATGGATTTGGAAAAATGGGCCGTATGGGTACGGAAAGAACAAACTGAAAAAATAAAATTAACATGCAATTCCGAAGTCGAAATAGCAGCAGATAAATATTTTGGTAAATCAGCAGTAGGATTACTGATTCCATTAATTTCCCAACACCAAAAGTCAGTAGTTCCTGTCGGCCATAATACAATCCTTAAAAAAGGCGATATAGTCACCTGCCTTGTGCTTAAACAAAAAACAGAACAGTTTAATGATTGGATGTTAAAAAGCCCTTTTACAAAAAAGGCGAATTAGAAGTGAATTATGTGTTTCTGATTTACAATGACCAATATTTATTTTTCTGTATGGACAGGACTAAGAAGGGTCATGAAATTAATAAAGGGCGTGACAGCTTCTTAATTCCGAGCCAAGAAACCTTAGCTATTTAGATTCGAATATATTGTAGTTTTTCCAATGACTCGTTTCCCTATTTATGAACCAATGACAGTTTTTACGGATTTATTAATTATGATATTCGGCATCTGGTTTGCCCGTGAAATTCAAATGTGGTTCAATGTTCGACTCATGGAAGTCCATTGGCATTTCGCGAACTATTTTTATTTGATCGCCTTCACTGCATTCTTCGGCGCCATTTATCACACGATTTATCCTGAGAACGAAACTATTC encodes the following:
- a CDS encoding sodium:proton exchanger, producing MNDPAFTIALALALGMIAQSAARHIKIPGIVLLLAGGVLAGPDGLNMIRPETLGEALPIIVGFAVAIILFEGGMNLRFDRLKREGKTIKSLISVGAIITAIGGTLSAKLFLGWDWSTSVLFGLLVIVTGPTVINPLLRRIKLRQSVATLLEAEGILLDAIGAIIAVVALEVVLSPSGFTFLASPFIILGRLFVGGLIGIIGGFIIAWLLGIRNLVPEGLENVFTLSLVFALFQISNVLSHESGIVAVTIAGMVVGNRKTLVTRELMEFKEQMTVMLIGMLFVLLAADVRMFDVYSLGMGGLYTVLALVFIVRPLNIIFGTINSDLTIKQKALLAWIAPRGIVAAAVASYFAIELEKNGVDGSQLRAMIFLLIAVTVLSAGLTGGLAAQLLGLKRKSENGWIILGANAVARALARLLQSENEEIVLIDENPSLCRLAEKENLRVIYGNGMEESVLLRAAVDLRKGAIGLSENEEVNMLFANRAKEVGKVSRIYVGLKRDDEGITSEMVNEIGGRIPFARAMDLEKWAVWVRKEQTEKIKLTCNSEVEIAADKYFGKSAVGLLIPLISQHQKSVVPVGHNTILKKGDIVTCLVLKQKTEQFNDWMLKSPFTKKAN
- a CDS encoding vitamin K epoxide reductase family protein yields the protein MNATLYYFSALLAFVSGAFSLYFYWVYRGWISNQQWWVPRFCELDSGKCTSIVDSKYGRIIGASNALVGAIFMMGYTFALLGVPLDLVDKSIPLYMGFFFIIIGLYLIYGLFRLKVACPICLTVHVLNVLIIFLQIV
- a CDS encoding M1 family metallopeptidase, coding for MRRILISRIFISIFFISIISAQESDYFQQVVDYDIEVTLNDKDHTLSAYEKLNYLNNSPDTLSFIWFHIWPNAYKNDSTAFAKQKGSESKFARADSAKRGFIDSLDFSVDGKKVNWESHPEWIDVVKIKLNTPLNPGESVQIETPFFVKIPNQFSRLGHTGQHYEITQWYPKPAVYDHKGWHPMPYLNMGEFYSEFGSFDVKITLPKDYRIMATGDMINGEAEYKWLDSLTTVTDSIHSLPEEDFEKWTTSKIEGEMKEEKSDTLNVGMKTLHFHQEKVHDFAWFADKKWLVQKGELSLTDSTHAVTLWSFYLPKNAEQWRNSIEYLHDSGYWYSRYYGDYPYNHITAVDGDMSAGGGMEYPNITVIASMPSKHMLEMVIMHEVGHNWFYGILGSNERYHTWMDEGFNEYTCIRYWQDKYADQNERFVISELVQDKLGIAKNLKFSFFEYFSYAMSAKSPDAQPLNLKADEYKGGNYGLNYNKTSVFTRFLQHYLGEEKMDEIMQNYYETWKFRHPYPEDVRVIFEKHTDKDLSWYFDGVFNTTDYLDFSIQKKRNRFIISNNGNLKTPVEVVFFGNNHKVLERRWIEGFEWRTTFDGPNGTWYAIIDPDEHMPDVNRTNNSTRKEVHFNWIWDQPTFYDHDINYAPWLFSYNYFNGWTPGLILYKGFIFGYDKISTIRPMLDMKNGKLVGKFSINKKYDPNEIFKKSGLKLKASQFEGRTGVEIDFNGSFGKNESKSKISAVINFAQLDSNAFDSDIYTFGNHGTASIKYSLSRKLDGILKQSNFDIGVQAGEGFSSAWTEVNLKLKFSKKHGTDIRFWAGSFLNDKNVPNQYRTYLSGGVDPNFTSVVFDRTGQSGITVLNRQYIQHGPALRGLVKDNSVHVNRNNHIYGLTHSSTGFSWGVNISPNIPLFIDIAGGDDYMDTFTAVGLKFGPIILPLYQSWESDQKTAKDWNWVKDRMRITFSLEGLNIPFPF